Within the Burkholderia ubonensis genome, the region GCGGCTGAAAAAGCGCATCGGCGAATTCGCGCGCGCGATGGGCCGCGCCGAGCCGATCGAGGTCGGCGTGATGATCGAGGTGCCGTCGGCGGCGCTGCTGGCCGACCAGCTCGCGCAGCATGCGGACTTCCTGTCGATCGGCACCAACGACCTCACCCAGTACACGCTCGCGATGGACCGCTGCCAGGCCGACCTCGCCGCGCAGGCGGACGGCCTGCATCCGGCCGTGCTGCGCCTGATCGACATCGCGGTGCGCGGTGCCGAGAAGCACGGCAAGTGGGTCGGCGTGTGCGGCGCGCTCGGCGGCGATCCGCTCGCGGTGCCGATCCTCGTCGGCCTCGGCGTGACCGAGCTGTCGGTCGATCCGGTGTCGGTGCCGGGCATCAAGGCGCGCGTGCGCCGCCTCGATTACCAGTTGTGCCGCCAGCGCGCGCAGGATCTGCTCGCGCTCGACTCGGCGCAGGCGGTAAGGGCAGCAAGCCGCGAGATCTGGCCGCTCGACTGAGCGTCGGCGGGGACTCGCGCGCGGTTTCAGCAGCAACGCAAATTCACTACGCAAGCAATCAGGTCAACGAAGAAGGTCAACGAAGAGACAAGGATTGGAGGACTGAATGGACGGGAATCCGTTTCTGAAGATACAGAGCCTGGGAAGGGCGCTGATGCTGCCGATCGCGGTGCTGCCGGTCGCCGGCATCCTGCTGCGGCTCGGCCAGCCGGACGTGTTCAACATCAAGATGATCGCCGACGCGGGCGGCGCGATCTTCGACAACCTGCCGCTCTTGTTCGCGATCGGCGTGGCGGTCGGCTTCGCGAAGGACAACAACGGCGTCGCGGCGCTCGCGGGCGCGATCGGCTACCTGATCGAAACCGCGATCATGAAGGACATCGATCCCAAGCTGAACATGGGCGTGCTGTCCGGGATCATCGCGGGCGTGGTGGCCGGCTTGCTGTACAACCGCTACAAGGACATCAAGCTGCCCGACTACCTCGCGTTCTTCGGCGGCAAGCGCTTCGTGCCGATCATCACCGGCCTGGCATGCGTGGTGCTCGGCATCGTGTTCGGCTACGTGTGGCAGCCGGTCCAGCATGCGATCGACGCGGCCGGCCAGTGGCTGACGACCGCGGGCGCGATCGGCGCGTTCGTGTTCGGCTTCCTGAACCGGCTGCTGCTCGTCACGGGCCTGCACCACATCATCAATTCGCTCGCGTGGTTCGTGTTCGGCAACTTCACGCCGCCGGCCGGCGGCGAGCTCGTGCACGGCGACCTGCACCGCTTCTTCGCGGGCGACCCGAGCGCGGGCACCTTCATGGCCGGCTTCTTCCCGATCATGATGTTCGGCCTGCCGGCCGCGTGCCTCGCGATGCTGCACGAGGCGCCGAAGGAGCGCCGCGCGGTGGTCGGCGGCCTGCTGTTCTCGATGGCGCTCACGTCGTTCCTGACCGGCGTGACCGAGCCGATCGAATTCAGCTTCATGTTCCTCGCGCCGGTGCTGTACGTGATCCACGCGGTGCTGACGGGGCTGTCGCTCGCGATCTGCCAGATTCTCGGCGTGAAGCTCGGCTTCACGTTCTCGGCGGGCGGGATCGACTACGTGCTGAACTACGGGCTGTCGACGAAGGGCTGGGTCGCGATTCCGCTCGGCATCGCGTACGGCATCGCGTACTACGGGCTGTTCCGCTTCTTCATCCGCAAGTTCGACATGGCGACGCCGGGCCGTGAGCCGGCGACGGCCGAAGGCGCGGCCGAGCCGTACCAGCCGGGCGGCTACGTCGCGCCGGCCGCGAGCGCCGCGGCGCCGCGCGCGCAGCGCTACATCGCCGCGCTCGGCGGCGCGGGCAACCTGACGGTCGTCGACGCGTGCACGACGCGCCTGCGGCTGACCGTCGCCGATCCGGACAAGGTGTCGGAGCCGGACCTGAAGGCGATCGGCGCGCGCGGCGTGCTCAAGCGCGGCGGCAACAGCGTGCAGGTGATCATCGGGCCGGAGGCGGACATCATCGCCGACGAAATGCGCGCGGCGATCGGCAGCGGTACGGCTGGGGCCGCAGCCGCAGCGCCGGCCGCGGCCGCGCAATCGACGGCGCAAGCGGTCACGGGCGCGGCGGCGGGGCCGCTCGATCCCGATCCGGCGCGCTGGCTCGCGGTGTTCGGCGGCGCGACCAACGTCGCGTCGCTCGACGCGGTGGCGACCACGCGGCTGCGCGTGGTCGTGCGCGACGCATCGGCCGTCGATCGCGAACGGCTCGGCACGCTCGACGCCGCATGGGTGTCGCCGGACACATTCCACATCGTCTGCGGCAATGCGGCCGCGCGCTATGCGCAGCAGCTCGGCGCACGCCTGCCGTCGACCGGGGGCGGCGCGGCCGCGCAACCGGCCTGACGCGACGCTGCCGGTCTGTCTGCGTTGCCGCAGCGGGCCGGCTGCCGGCCCCAGTACGAAAACGGCTTGCGACCGATGGGGCGCAAGCCGTTTTTACTTTGGGGGCGGTGCCACTGCTCAGTGTTCAGTGCCGGTGCTCCGATCCGCCTCGCGCCTCGCCCACCCCGTGCAACTGCGCGCCCCTTACGGGTTCGTCAGCGTGAACGTCGGCTTCCGGTAGCCGATCCCCGCGCGTTCGAGCTTCGGCAGTTCGCGCTGCTGGAGCAGCGTCGCGAAGCCTGCCCAGTCGCGCTGCAGCGCGGCCGTGTCGACGTGATGCGTGTCGCCGAGCTTGTAGCGCACGCCCGCCGCATACGGCAGCTCCCAGTCGGCCTTGTGCCATGCGCGCTCGGCGAGCGCGAGCAGCCGCGGATACACCATGTATTCGAGCAGCCGGTCGTTGCGCATCACTTCACCCCACGCTTGCCCCTGGATCCCTTCGAGGCGCGGCGCGGGTCCGGCGCTCGTCACCTCGAACGGATTGCCGTCGCGGTCGCCCATCACCTCGGCGTTCTGCGGCAGGTTCTCCGGCGCGAGCGAGAACACCTTGTACTCGTCCGTCGCATGCGAGCCCCAGTAATAGCCGCGCTCGCGCGGATTGAGCGTGTACGGGAAGTCGAAATACAGGTAGTCGGGCAGCGCGAGCACCGTCCGGTATCCCTTGGCGCTCAGGTCGCGCGCGCTGTCCGACGCGCCCCAGAAGATCGTGTCCCACAGCGACACCATCACGTTGCGCGTGCTGAAGTCCTGCGGACCGTTCGCGTGCTTGATGCCGTCCTGCCACGCGGCCATCGTGCCGATTCCGTTCGCGTTCACGACCGCGCTGACCTGCTTCGCGAAGCGCGTCGGCAGCTCGTCGATCGACTTGACTTCACCGCGTTGCAGCAGCGCGGTGCACGCCGGCGAGCGCGCCCACGGCTTGTCCTGCGCGGCGAGATCGATGCGGCCCTTGCCCGGATCGGCGCCGTTGCGCGGCTGGAAGCCCGCGCCGAGCAGGATGTTCTTCGCCTCGTCGCCGCCGTAGTGCCAGGTGCGCAGCGGCACTTGCGCGTCCGCGTGCATCGACGCGATTTCGCGGATCACCTTCGACGCGAAGTTGAGCGCGCCCGGCACGCACGGGTTCAGGTCGCTGCGCCGGTCGTAGAACTGCACCGTCAGCAGGTTCGACGTGTCCTGCGGATCGAGCAGCCGGTACGCGTTCGCGTCCTGCTCGCGGCCCGCCGCGTGCAGGCGGCGATAGCGCGCCTCCATCGACACGACGGCCGCGCGCGAGTGCGCGGGCATGTCGATCTCGGGAATCACCTCGACGAAGCGGTCGGCCGCATAGCGCAGCAGCGCCACGTAATCGGCGCGCGTCAGGTAGCCGCCGCCCGACTGGTCGTCGGGCCCCGAGCCGAGCTGCGGCAGCAGGCAGCGCGTTTCGGACGGATCGTGGCAGCGGCGCGCGCCGACGTCGGTCAGTTCGGGCAGGCCGGGAATCTCGATGCGCCAGCCCTCGTCGTCGGACAGGTGCAGGTGCAGCCGGTTGAGCTTGTACGCGCTCATCTGGTCGATCAGGCGGCGCAGCGTCGCCGGATGCTTGAAGTTGCGCGCGAGGTCGACGTGCATGCCGCGATGGACGAAGCGCGGCGCGTCCTCGACGAGCATCGCGGGAAGCGTGCCGCCGCCGGCCGGCGCGAGCGAGAACAGGGTCTGCACGCCGTAGTAGAGGCCGGCGCGATCGTAGGCCTCGATGAACGCGCCGCGCGGCCCGATCGCGAGCCGGTAGCCGCCGGGCGTCGCGATATCGGCCGGCAGCCGGCGAGGTGCGACGACGCCCCACACCGGCACGCGCGCGCCGTCGAGGCCGAGCGTGCCCGCGCGCTCGCGCAACGCCGCCACTTGCGCGGACGGGAGCTCCGGCAGCGCCAGGTCGACGCCGCGCAGCTCGAGCGTGCCGCCCAGCGTGCGCTGCCGCTTCACGCTCGGCAGCGCGCGGCCGGCGTCCGGCCGCGCGGCGACGGGCGGTGCGTTGCCGGGTGAATTGTTCTGCGCGTCGGCGGGCAGCGATTCGACGTAGCGCAGCTCGTCGTCGGTGTCGTTGTAGCGCAGCACCGCGGGCGGCGCGCCGTCGACCACCACGTAGGGCCGCGGAATCACGTCGCTGTAGCGGCGCAGCCAGTATTCGGCGACGACCGGCAGCTCGATGCGCTCGCCCGGCGCGAGCCTGAGCGAACCCGGCTGCGGCGTCAGTTCGTACAGGTCGCCCGTCAGGCGGCGCAGCGCGAAGCCCGGCCGGTCGATCCGCAGCAGGCGGCGGATGCTGTGCAGGTAGAGCCGCCAGCCGCCGTCGGCGATCGGCTGGTGGCCGCGGTTCTGCAGGATCAGGCGGCCCGTCGCGCAGCTCGCCCAGTCCGCGCCGAGATCGGCGCAGGGCACGCCGGCCGACGCCGCGTGATTGTTGTCGACGGTGACGCGCAACGCGAGGCCGTTCGACAGCAGCGTCGCGAGCCCGGCGGGCGTCGGCGGGGCGGCGTTCGCGCTCGCGCCGGGCGCCGCGCGCGCGGGCGTCTGCGCAGGCGACGCGGCCGGCGACAGCGCCGCCGCGATCAGCGCGCCGGCGCACAGGGAATGCAGGATTCGATTCATGGGGATTCCTCAAAAAAAGTTCGGCGATACGACGCCGCGGGATTACGTCGCTGCGATCGGGTCTTTCAAGGAGGCTGCGGGGAAAGGCTGGGGGCCGTGCGCGGGCGAGGGGGCACGAAGTGCGCAAGGCGTGCACGAGGCGCGCATAAGGCGCGCGATGCCGAGCGCTACGGATCAGGTTCGCGGCACGCGCGCCGGCCGTGCGCGTTCATGAGCGGCGCATATCGGTGGGCGCCGCGGCGCGGCCGGTCCTCGGACGCTCACGGTTCGGCGTGGCGCCGCGGGGGCCCAAGCGGTGATCGTTCATGTCTCCTCCACCCAAGTGGACGCGGCCTGTGGACCGCCGCGTGAAAGATCATATGAAACCTTTGAATGGTATTCAAGTGGTATTAATTTGGTTCCAGAGTGGCATTGAATTTTGAGATGGGGCGACGCGAGGCGGCCGGGCCGCAGGCGAAAAAAAACCTCGCACGAGGCGAGGTTGGCTGCTGCGGGACGGCAATCCGTCCGGCGCGGCCGGGCGCATGTCGTCCGGGCGCGCGCGGCGGCTGCCGCCGCGGCGTCAGGCCCGGTCGGCTTTCGCGCCGGCCGGCGCGACGCGCTTCGGCTGCGCTTCGAGCCACATCGCGTTGACGATGCCGAACGCGAGCGCGACGCCGATACCGAGAATCCAGCTGAAGTACCACATGATCCGACTCCTTGCGAAACGTGGGGCGGGGGCGCGTGCGCGCCCCGCCGGGTTCAATACATCGAGTGCTTGTTTTCCTCGAGCGCCTCGCGCGTGACCTTGCCGCGCATCACGCGGTACACCCAGCCCGTATAGAGCAGGACGATCGGCAGGAACACGATCACGGCGAACAGCATCACCTGCAGCGTCATGTGGCTCGACGTCGAGTCCCACACGGTCAGGCTGCTCTTCGGGTCGAGCGACGACGGCATGATGAACGGGAACATCGAGAAGCCCGCGGTCAGGATCACGCCGACGATCATCAGGCCCGTGCAGAAGAACGCGGTCTTCTCGAGGCGCGAGCCCGCGAGCAGCAGCGCGAGCACGCCGCCGGCGATGCCGACGACCGGCGCCGCGACCATCCACGGATACTCGCCGTAGTTCGCGAGCCACAGGCCCGAGCCCGCGGCGACGTCCTTCAGCAGCGGGTTCGCGACCGTGTCGGTCGGCGCCGCGTGCGTGACGTGATAGCCGCCGACATACGACGCGATCAGCACGCCCGCGAGCACGAACAGCACGACGGCGAGGAACGCCGACACGCGCAGCGCGACCGACGCGCGGCGCGCGATCACGCCGTCCGTCTTCATCTTGATGAACGCGGCGCCGTGCGCGACCAGCATCGTCAGGCTGACGAGGCCGCAGAGCAGCGCGAACGGGTTCAGGAGCGCCCAGAAGCTGCCGTGATAGCTGACGCGCAGGTCGGTGTCGAACTGGAACGGCACGCCCTGCAGCAGGTTGCCGAACGCGACGCCGAACACCAGCGCCGGCACGAAGCCGCCGGCGAACAGGCCCCAGTCCCAGCCCGCGCGCCAGCGCGGGTCCGGCCGCTTGCTGCGGTAGTCGAAGCCGACCGGCCGGAAGAACAGCGCGAACAGCACGAGCAGCATCGCGAAGTAGAAGCCGGAGAACGATGCCGCATAGACGAGCGGCCACGCGGCGAACATCGCGCCGCCGGCGGTGATGAGCCACACCTGGTTGCCTTCCCAGGTCGCGCCGACCGTGTTGACGATGATGCGGCGCTCCTCGTCGGTCTTGCCGAGGAACGGCAGCAGCGCGGTCGCGCCCATGTCGAAGCCGTCGGTGACGGCGAAGCCGATCAGCAGCACGCCGACGAGCAGCCACCAGATCAGCTTGAGAGTTGCGTAGTCCATAGCGATTCCTTGTTCGGTATCTGGGCCGGGCTCAGGCCGGGGCGCGCTCGCCGGCGGCCGCCAGCTCGTGGTGGTAGCGGCCGGTATGCAGCGACGACGGGCCGAGGCGCGCGTACTTGAACATCAGCGTGATCTCGATGATGAAGAGCGCCGTGTAGAACAGGATGAAGCCGGCCAGGCTCAGGTACAGGTCGGCCGGCGTCAGGCTCGACGCGGACAGGTGCGTCGGCAGGATGCCCGCGATCGTCCACGGCTGGCGGCCCAGTTCGGCGACGATCCAGCCGAATTCGATCGCGATCCACGGCAGCGGGATCGCCCACACCGCATAGCGCAGGAACCAGCGGCGGTTGTCCTGCAGCAGCTCGCGGCGCGCGCAGAACCAGAACGCGGCGACGAACGTCGCAAGGAACAGGAAGCCGAGGAACACCATGATCCGGAACGAGAAGAACACCGGTGCGACAGGCGGGATGGTCTTCTTCGCGGCGGCCTTGATCTGCTCCGGCGTCGCGTCGGTGACCTTCGGCGTGAACTGCTTGAGCATCAGCCCGTAGCCGAGATATTCCTTGTGCTTGTCGAACAGCGCGCGGGTCGCGGCGCTGGTGTCGCCTTCCTTGATCTTCTGCAGCGCGCCGTAAGCGATCATCCCGCTCTGGATGTGCTCTTCGCTGCGCTTGGCGAGCTCACGCAGGCCGATCACCGGCTCGTCGATCGAGCGCGTCGCGATCAGGCCGAGCGCATACGGGATCTTGATTGCGTAGTCGGTGCGTTCTTCCTGCTGGTTCGGCAGCCCGATCAGCGTGAACGCCGCCGGCGCCGGTGCGGTTTCCCATTCGGATTCGATCGCGGCGAGCTTCATCTTCTGCACTTCGCCGGTCGTATAGCCGGATTCGTCGCCGAGCACGATCACGCAGAGCGTCGACGCGAGGCCGAAGCCGGCCGCGACCGCGAACGAGCGCAGCGCGAAATCGGTGTCGCGCTTCTTCAGCAGATACCACGACGACACGCCGAGCACGAACATCGCCGCGGACACGTAGCCGGCCGACACGGTGTGCACGAACTTCACCTGCGCGACCGGGTTGAACACCACGTCGAACAGGTTCGTCATTTCCATCCGCATCGTCTGGTAGTTGAACTCGGCGCCGACCGGGTTGTTCATCCAGCCGTTCGCGACGAGGATCCACAGCGCGGACAGGTTCGAGCCGAGCGCGACGAGGAACGTGACCATCAGGTGCTTGACCTTCGACAGGCGGTTCCAGCCGAAGAAGAACAGGCCGACGAACGTCGATTCGAGGAAGAACGCCATCAGGCCTTCGACCGCGAGCGGCACGCCGAAGATGTCGCCGACGTAGTGCGAGTAGTACGACCAGTTCGTGCCGAACTGGAATTCGAGCGTGATGCCGGTCGTCACGCCCATCGCGAAATTGATGCCGAACAGCTTGCCCCAGAACTGGGTCATGTCCTTGTAGACCTGCTTGCCGGTCATCACGTAGACGGCTTCCATGACGACGAGCAGCCAGGACAGGCCGAGGGTCAGCGGTACGAACAGGAAGTGGTAGAGCGCTGTGATGCCGAACTGCAGACGCGACAGATCGACGACTTCGCTACTTATCATGGTGGTCTCCCTCGGTAGAGGCGGGGGCCGGCACCGAGAGCAGCTTCTCGGCGACGGCGGCAGGCGGCAGCGACATGTGCCTGGCCTGCGGGTGATTGAAGAATGCGTATTTGAGCGCCATCAGCAGGGCCAGCTTGACGAGCAGCACGATGGTGATGTCGCGGGCGAGCGTCGGGCCGCGGGCCCACGCGGCGAGGCGACCGCGCCAGCCGGTCGCACCGCCCGTGGGCGCGGGCTTTTTATCGATCGAGATCAAGGTCATTATCCAGAATCGTTTTAAAGCAGGTTTGGGGCGACTCTACGTCGGATTGATGACGGCCGTTAAGCAGTTTTAAATCCTATTGCGCCTGACGCATCAATTTTAAGAGGACGCTCGCGACGTGCCAGTGCCGCGCTGCGGCGGACCGTCGCGAAGGGATCGTCGAAACTTGAGCTAGATCAAGCATCGGCGGAACAGGCGGCGTTTTGGTGAATACCCGATTGAATTGGTCAAATTATGGGCGAAAAAAAACCGCTGCCGGACGGGCAGCGGTTTTCGATGAAGCGTTTTAATTCAGCGGGCGTTACGCGTATTCGGCGAGCGCCGTGCGC harbors:
- the cydX gene encoding cytochrome bd-I oxidase subunit CydX; this encodes MWYFSWILGIGVALAFGIVNAMWLEAQPKRVAPAGAKADRA
- the cydB gene encoding cytochrome d ubiquinol oxidase subunit II, with protein sequence MDYATLKLIWWLLVGVLLIGFAVTDGFDMGATALLPFLGKTDEERRIIVNTVGATWEGNQVWLITAGGAMFAAWPLVYAASFSGFYFAMLLVLFALFFRPVGFDYRSKRPDPRWRAGWDWGLFAGGFVPALVFGVAFGNLLQGVPFQFDTDLRVSYHGSFWALLNPFALLCGLVSLTMLVAHGAAFIKMKTDGVIARRASVALRVSAFLAVVLFVLAGVLIASYVGGYHVTHAAPTDTVANPLLKDVAAGSGLWLANYGEYPWMVAAPVVGIAGGVLALLLAGSRLEKTAFFCTGLMIVGVILTAGFSMFPFIMPSSLDPKSSLTVWDSTSSHMTLQVMLFAVIVFLPIVLLYTGWVYRVMRGKVTREALEENKHSMY
- the nagE gene encoding N-acetylglucosamine-specific PTS transporter subunit IIBC, whose translation is MDGNPFLKIQSLGRALMLPIAVLPVAGILLRLGQPDVFNIKMIADAGGAIFDNLPLLFAIGVAVGFAKDNNGVAALAGAIGYLIETAIMKDIDPKLNMGVLSGIIAGVVAGLLYNRYKDIKLPDYLAFFGGKRFVPIITGLACVVLGIVFGYVWQPVQHAIDAAGQWLTTAGAIGAFVFGFLNRLLLVTGLHHIINSLAWFVFGNFTPPAGGELVHGDLHRFFAGDPSAGTFMAGFFPIMMFGLPAACLAMLHEAPKERRAVVGGLLFSMALTSFLTGVTEPIEFSFMFLAPVLYVIHAVLTGLSLAICQILGVKLGFTFSAGGIDYVLNYGLSTKGWVAIPLGIAYGIAYYGLFRFFIRKFDMATPGREPATAEGAAEPYQPGGYVAPAASAAAPRAQRYIAALGGAGNLTVVDACTTRLRLTVADPDKVSEPDLKAIGARGVLKRGGNSVQVIIGPEADIIADEMRAAIGSGTAGAAAAAPAAAAQSTAQAVTGAAAGPLDPDPARWLAVFGGATNVASLDAVATTRLRVVVRDASAVDRERLGTLDAAWVSPDTFHIVCGNAAARYAQQLGARLPSTGGGAAAQPA
- a CDS encoding family 20 glycosylhydrolase; the protein is MNRILHSLCAGALIAAALSPAASPAQTPARAAPGASANAAPPTPAGLATLLSNGLALRVTVDNNHAASAGVPCADLGADWASCATGRLILQNRGHQPIADGGWRLYLHSIRRLLRIDRPGFALRRLTGDLYELTPQPGSLRLAPGERIELPVVAEYWLRRYSDVIPRPYVVVDGAPPAVLRYNDTDDELRYVESLPADAQNNSPGNAPPVAARPDAGRALPSVKRQRTLGGTLELRGVDLALPELPSAQVAALRERAGTLGLDGARVPVWGVVAPRRLPADIATPGGYRLAIGPRGAFIEAYDRAGLYYGVQTLFSLAPAGGGTLPAMLVEDAPRFVHRGMHVDLARNFKHPATLRRLIDQMSAYKLNRLHLHLSDDEGWRIEIPGLPELTDVGARRCHDPSETRCLLPQLGSGPDDQSGGGYLTRADYVALLRYAADRFVEVIPEIDMPAHSRAAVVSMEARYRRLHAAGREQDANAYRLLDPQDTSNLLTVQFYDRRSDLNPCVPGALNFASKVIREIASMHADAQVPLRTWHYGGDEAKNILLGAGFQPRNGADPGKGRIDLAAQDKPWARSPACTALLQRGEVKSIDELPTRFAKQVSAVVNANGIGTMAAWQDGIKHANGPQDFSTRNVMVSLWDTIFWGASDSARDLSAKGYRTVLALPDYLYFDFPYTLNPRERGYYWGSHATDEYKVFSLAPENLPQNAEVMGDRDGNPFEVTSAGPAPRLEGIQGQAWGEVMRNDRLLEYMVYPRLLALAERAWHKADWELPYAAGVRYKLGDTHHVDTAALQRDWAGFATLLQQRELPKLERAGIGYRKPTFTLTNP
- a CDS encoding cytochrome ubiquinol oxidase subunit I; translation: MISSEVVDLSRLQFGITALYHFLFVPLTLGLSWLLVVMEAVYVMTGKQVYKDMTQFWGKLFGINFAMGVTTGITLEFQFGTNWSYYSHYVGDIFGVPLAVEGLMAFFLESTFVGLFFFGWNRLSKVKHLMVTFLVALGSNLSALWILVANGWMNNPVGAEFNYQTMRMEMTNLFDVVFNPVAQVKFVHTVSAGYVSAAMFVLGVSSWYLLKKRDTDFALRSFAVAAGFGLASTLCVIVLGDESGYTTGEVQKMKLAAIESEWETAPAPAAFTLIGLPNQQEERTDYAIKIPYALGLIATRSIDEPVIGLRELAKRSEEHIQSGMIAYGALQKIKEGDTSAATRALFDKHKEYLGYGLMLKQFTPKVTDATPEQIKAAAKKTIPPVAPVFFSFRIMVFLGFLFLATFVAAFWFCARRELLQDNRRWFLRYAVWAIPLPWIAIEFGWIVAELGRQPWTIAGILPTHLSASSLTPADLYLSLAGFILFYTALFIIEITLMFKYARLGPSSLHTGRYHHELAAAGERAPA
- the cydP gene encoding cytochrome oxidase putative small subunit CydP encodes the protein MTLISIDKKPAPTGGATGWRGRLAAWARGPTLARDITIVLLVKLALLMALKYAFFNHPQARHMSLPPAAVAEKLLSVPAPASTEGDHHDK